In Corynebacterium aquatimens, one genomic interval encodes:
- a CDS encoding glutamine amidotransferase-related protein — protein sequence MLLGGSPFNNLELRKSPLQLRVEREIGTLIAECIDRDFPVMGACYGIGAIRTVIGATLSDEHAEEAGPITVSRAEAEDAVLGATPPTFDTRVGHKEALAALPEDPRVSVLVTGDACPTQMFRVGKNVYATQFHPELTAEALEFRLRLYAHLGYTSHETFETQIAKAYDYDYSANNQILANFARRYRR from the coding sequence GTGCTGTTGGGCGGCAGCCCGTTCAATAACCTGGAACTACGTAAGTCGCCCTTGCAGCTGCGTGTCGAGCGCGAGATCGGCACTCTCATCGCCGAATGCATCGACCGGGACTTCCCTGTAATGGGCGCGTGCTACGGCATTGGGGCAATCAGGACGGTCATCGGTGCGACGTTGTCGGACGAGCACGCCGAGGAGGCGGGCCCGATCACGGTCTCCCGCGCTGAGGCCGAGGATGCCGTTTTGGGCGCAACGCCCCCGACATTCGACACGCGTGTCGGGCACAAAGAGGCGCTCGCCGCACTTCCCGAGGACCCCCGCGTGTCCGTCCTCGTCACCGGTGACGCTTGCCCGACCCAGATGTTCCGAGTCGGTAAGAACGTCTACGCCACGCAGTTCCACCCGGAGCTCACCGCCGAGGCGCTGGAATTCCGCCTGCGCCTGTACGCGCACCTGGGCTACACGTCGCATGAGACATTCGAGACCCAGATCGCCAAGGCTTACGACTACGACTACTCCGCCAACAATCAGATTCTGGCCAATTTCGCTCGGCGTTACCGGCGTTAG
- a CDS encoding DUF421 domain-containing protein, with protein sequence MENIFYNDWSTIGVTAAKGVLIYIALIAMLRISGKRSLSKFNIFDFVITIAIGSIFASTLTSNDVKLAQAVTAIVVLLGGQYLISKLALRSESFEKLVKSDPALLFYSGEFNDETMKNERVTRREVLQAVSGSGSSCMDDVAAVILETDGTISVIGAADGAAPRRNELFDSVKRNPEA encoded by the coding sequence GTGGAGAACATCTTTTACAACGACTGGTCCACCATCGGTGTCACCGCAGCCAAGGGTGTGCTGATCTACATCGCATTGATCGCGATGCTGCGCATCAGCGGTAAGCGCTCACTGTCGAAGTTCAACATCTTCGATTTCGTGATCACCATCGCCATCGGATCTATTTTCGCGTCCACCCTGACCAGTAACGACGTGAAGCTGGCTCAGGCCGTCACCGCGATTGTCGTGCTTCTGGGCGGGCAATACTTGATTTCTAAACTGGCCTTGCGCTCTGAGTCCTTCGAGAAGTTGGTGAAGTCCGATCCAGCGTTGCTCTTCTACTCCGGCGAATTCAACGATGAGACGATGAAGAACGAGCGAGTGACGAGGCGAGAGGTGCTGCAAGCGGTGAGCGGCAGCGGTTCGTCGTGCATGGACGACGTGGCGGCGGTCATCTTGGAGACGGACGGCACGATTTCGGTGATCGGCGCTGCGGACGGCGCCGCCCCGAGGAGGAACGAGCTTTTCGATTCCGTGAAGCGGAACCCAGAAGCCTAA
- a CDS encoding NAD(P)H-binding protein, with protein MAPDFTEQDARYVLVIGAGGKVSAHSVPKLVDAGHKVAGLVRNPEHARSLIDDRATAIVRDITDMDEEDWARLITPFDTVVWSAGAGGGDPERTYKVDRDAAMTLLDAMEELGEFAPKLVMVSFAGASTAVADDDGSSWYAYVEAKKAVDKRLLASELDYVILGPTRLTDEPAGGMNVLGEERPADSTTSRELVANIIVEAVDLGGLSPNPFEFEDA; from the coding sequence ATGGCTCCCGACTTTACTGAGCAGGACGCCAGATACGTCCTCGTGATCGGCGCAGGCGGAAAGGTGAGCGCGCACAGCGTCCCCAAACTCGTCGACGCAGGGCACAAGGTCGCAGGTCTCGTGCGCAACCCAGAGCACGCACGCTCGCTTATCGACGATCGAGCAACAGCCATCGTCCGCGACATCACTGACATGGACGAAGAGGATTGGGCCCGGTTGATCACGCCGTTCGACACGGTGGTGTGGTCGGCGGGCGCTGGCGGGGGAGACCCGGAGCGTACCTATAAGGTCGACAGGGACGCGGCGATGACGCTGCTTGACGCCATGGAGGAGCTCGGGGAGTTCGCGCCGAAACTGGTCATGGTGTCCTTTGCCGGGGCTTCCACTGCGGTCGCAGACGATGACGGGAGCAGCTGGTATGCGTACGTGGAGGCGAAAAAGGCCGTCGATAAGCGATTGCTTGCGTCGGAGCTTGACTACGTGATCCTGGGGCCGACGCGGTTGACCGATGAACCCGCGGGCGGCATGAACGTTCTCGGCGAGGAGCGGCCGGCGGATTCCACCACCTCGCGCGAGCTCGTTGCCAACATCATCGTTGAGGCCGTGGATCTTGGCGGGTTGTCGCCGAACCCCTTCGAATTTGAGGACGCCTAA